One window of the Sulfitobacter alexandrii genome contains the following:
- a CDS encoding enoyl-CoA hydratase yields MAYETIIVDVENHVALVTLNRPDALNALNDVLMSELADALKGAQENEKVRCIVITGSEKAFAAGADIAMMRDKTFVEAFSGDLFTPETDQIMRVRKPIIAAVSGYALGGGCELAMMCDFIICSESAKFGQPEINLGVVAGIGGTQRLTRIVGKSKAMDMNLTGRFMDAEEAERSGLVSRVVPVKKLMEETMSAAAKIAEKSMVSVMVVKEAVNRAYEVPLREGLLFERRVFHSLFATEDQKEGMSAFLEKREAQFRDK; encoded by the coding sequence ATGGCCTATGAAACGATCATCGTGGACGTGGAAAATCATGTGGCGTTGGTTACGCTGAACCGGCCGGATGCCCTGAATGCCCTGAACGATGTCCTCATGTCCGAACTCGCCGATGCACTGAAAGGCGCGCAAGAGAACGAGAAGGTGCGCTGCATCGTCATCACCGGGTCGGAAAAGGCATTCGCCGCAGGTGCCGATATCGCCATGATGCGCGACAAGACCTTTGTCGAGGCCTTCAGCGGCGATCTCTTTACCCCCGAAACAGACCAGATCATGCGCGTGCGCAAGCCAATCATCGCCGCCGTGTCGGGCTATGCTCTGGGCGGCGGATGCGAACTCGCCATGATGTGCGATTTCATCATCTGCTCGGAATCCGCCAAGTTCGGCCAGCCCGAGATCAACCTCGGCGTCGTGGCGGGGATCGGTGGCACCCAGCGGCTGACCCGGATCGTCGGCAAATCAAAGGCGATGGACATGAACCTGACGGGCCGTTTCATGGACGCCGAAGAGGCGGAACGCTCGGGCCTCGTCTCCCGCGTTGTGCCGGTGAAAAAGCTGATGGAAGAAACCATGAGCGCCGCCGCCAAGATCGCCGAGAAGTCCATGGTCTCCGTCATGGTCGTGAAGGAAGCGGTGAACCGCGCCTACGAGGTGCCGCTGCGCGAGGGCCTGCTGTTCGAACGCCGCGTCTTCCATTCGCTTTTCGCGACCGAAGACCAGAAGGAAGGCATGTCCGCTTTCCTCGAGAAGCGCGAAGCGCAGTTCCGCGACAAGTAA
- the rpsT gene encoding 30S ribosomal protein S20 has protein sequence MANTVQSKKRARQNEKRFQINKARRSRIRTFLRKVEEAIASGDKTAATEALKNAQPELMRGVSKGVFHKNTASRKMSRLAARVKALG, from the coding sequence ATGGCAAACACAGTACAATCCAAGAAACGCGCACGTCAGAACGAAAAGCGTTTCCAGATCAACAAGGCGCGCCGGTCGCGTATCCGCACCTTCCTGCGCAAGGTCGAAGAGGCCATCGCATCCGGCGACAAGACCGCAGCGACCGAAGCGCTGAAGAACGCCCAGCCCGAGCTGATGCGCGGCGTGAGCAAAGGGGTGTTTCATAAAAACACCGCGTCGAGAAAAATGTCCCGCCTGGCGGCACGGGTCAAAGCACTGGGCTGA
- the dnaA gene encoding chromosomal replication initiator protein DnaA, whose product MTQDQWGEIRQRLLKTVGQNNFTTWIEPLEAGKVANGIATLHVPTNFFGNYVSQNFSDLILHEINAEGIEVSRLNFALQQRAANEGRKPVEPAHKSPAPAKSDVNNVMVTAPLDPRFSFDNFVVGKPNELAHAAAKRVAEGGPVTFNPLFLYGGVGLGKTHLMHAIARELAERKPQMNVLYLSAEQFMYRFVQALRDRKMMDFKEIFRSVDVLMVDDVQFIAGKDSTQEEFFHTFNALVDQRKQIIISADRAPGEIKDLEDRVKSRLQCGLVVDLHPTDYELRLGILQSKVEAQRENYPDLHLQDGVLEFLAHRITSNVRVLEGALTRLFAFGSLVGREIDMELTQDCLTDVLRDSERKISVEEIQRKVSEHYNIRLSDMIGPKRLRSYARPRQVAMYLCKQMTSRSLPEIGRRFGGRDHTTVIHGVRRIEELMLSDDQIAEDLQLLRRALES is encoded by the coding sequence ATGACGCAGGATCAATGGGGCGAGATCAGACAGCGGCTGCTAAAGACTGTCGGGCAAAACAATTTCACAACCTGGATTGAACCGCTGGAAGCCGGCAAGGTTGCCAACGGGATCGCGACGCTTCACGTGCCGACCAACTTCTTCGGAAACTACGTGAGCCAGAATTTCTCGGATCTCATCCTGCACGAGATCAACGCGGAAGGGATCGAAGTGTCCCGCCTGAATTTCGCGCTGCAACAGAGGGCGGCCAACGAGGGCAGGAAACCCGTCGAACCGGCCCACAAATCCCCTGCTCCGGCCAAGAGCGATGTGAACAACGTGATGGTGACCGCCCCGCTCGATCCGCGTTTCAGCTTCGACAACTTCGTGGTGGGCAAACCGAACGAGCTGGCCCATGCCGCGGCCAAGCGCGTGGCCGAAGGCGGCCCCGTCACGTTCAACCCGCTGTTCCTCTACGGAGGCGTCGGCCTGGGCAAGACCCACCTGATGCATGCGATCGCCCGTGAACTGGCCGAGCGCAAGCCGCAGATGAACGTGCTCTATCTTTCGGCGGAACAGTTCATGTACCGCTTCGTGCAGGCGCTGCGCGACCGAAAGATGATGGACTTCAAGGAAATCTTCCGCTCGGTCGATGTGCTGATGGTCGATGATGTGCAATTCATCGCCGGCAAGGACAGCACCCAGGAAGAGTTCTTTCACACTTTCAATGCACTGGTCGACCAGCGCAAGCAGATCATCATCTCCGCCGACCGCGCCCCGGGCGAGATCAAGGACCTCGAGGACCGCGTCAAGTCGCGTCTCCAATGTGGTCTGGTGGTGGACCTTCACCCGACGGATTACGAACTGCGTCTCGGCATCCTCCAAAGCAAAGTTGAAGCCCAGCGCGAAAACTATCCGGACCTGCACCTGCAGGATGGCGTGCTGGAGTTCCTGGCCCACCGCATCACGTCGAACGTCCGGGTGCTGGAAGGGGCGCTGACCCGCCTTTTCGCTTTCGGCTCTCTCGTCGGGCGCGAGATCGACATGGAACTGACCCAGGATTGCCTGACCGACGTGCTGCGCGACTCGGAGCGCAAGATCTCGGTCGAGGAAATTCAACGCAAGGTATCCGAACATTACAATATCCGGCTGAGCGACATGATCGGGCCCAAGCGCCTGCGCAGCTATGCACGCCCACGGCAAGTCGCGATGTACCTGTGCAAGCAGATGACCAGCCGGTCCCTGCCCGAGATCGGCCGCCGCTTTGGCGGACGCGACCACACGACGGTGATCCACGGCGTGCGGCGGATCGAGGAGCTGATGCTGTCGGACGACCAGATCGCCGAAGACCTGCAGCTTCTGCGCCGGGCGCTCGAATCCTGA